One genomic window of Gossypium hirsutum isolate 1008001.06 chromosome D11, Gossypium_hirsutum_v2.1, whole genome shotgun sequence includes the following:
- the LOC107912223 gene encoding 14 kDa proline-rich protein DC2.15 has product MASKRSASMVLLLALNILFFSLVSACGSCSSPTPKPRPNPNPNTPTPTPSARGRCPRDALKLGVCANVLNLVNVTVGSPPVMPCCSLLNGLVDLEAAACLCTAIRANILGINLNIPISLSLLLNVCSRNVPTGFQC; this is encoded by the coding sequence ATGGCTTCTAAAAGATCAGCTTCCATGGTCCTCCTTTTGGCACTCAACATTCTCTTTTTTTCCCTAGTCAGTGCTTGTGGCTCTTGCTCTTCACCCACCCCTAAACCAAGGCCAAACCCAAACCCCAACACCCCCACTCCTACTCCATCTGCACGAGGCAGGTGCCCTAGGGATGCCCTCAAATTAGGTGTATGTGCCAATGTGCTTAACCTAGTCAATGTCACCGTTGGTTCACCCCCAGTGATGCCATGCTGTTCCCTTCTCAATGGCCTTGTCGACCTCGAAGCTGCTGCATGCCTTTGCACCGCTATCAGAGCAAACATTTTAGGCATCAACCTCAACATCCCAATTTCCCTTAGCTTGCTCCTCAACGTTTGTTCAAGGAACGTTCCTACTGGCTTCCAATGCTAA
- the LOC107912222 gene encoding 14 kDa proline-rich protein DC2.15, translating to MDSKRSASIALLLALNILFFSLVSANCGSCSSSGSNPRPTPTPTPSARGRCPRDALKLGVCANVLNLVNVTVGSPPVMPCCSLLNGLVDLEAAACLCTAIRANILGINLNIPVSLSLLLNVCSRNVPTGFQC from the coding sequence ATGGATTCAAAAAGATCAGCTTCCATAGCCCTCCTTTTGGCACTCAACATTCTCTTCTTCTCCCTAGTCAGTGCTAATTGTGGATCTTGTTCTTCTTCTGGCTCTAACCCAAGGCCAACTCCCACCCCTACTCCATCAGCACGAGGTAGGTGCCCTAGGGATGCCCTCAAATTAGGTGTATGTGCCAATGTGCTTAACTTAGTCAATGTCACCGTTGGTTCACCCCCGGTGATGCCATGTTGTTCCCTTCTTAATGGTCTTGTGGACCTCGAAGCCGCTGCTTGCCTTTGCACCGCTATCAGAGCTAACATCTTAGGCATCAACCTTAACATCCCAGTTTCCCTTAGCTTGCTTCTCAACGTTTGCTCAAGGAATGTTCCTACTGGTTTCCAATGCTAA